One genomic segment of Patescibacteria group bacterium includes these proteins:
- a CDS encoding histone deacetylase yields MKIVYSKKFTELSDPDRPESAERILVIYQALKNLPKIKFIEPKPASEKDLLIAHTKAQIQTVKNNRFFDPDTPNLENIYPYAVLSAGSAITASEIALRGEPAFSLARPPGHHAGKNSIAGFCYFNNLAIASLKLAQKRNKASILDLDAHHGNGTQEIVLDQPNILFCSIHQSPLYPGTGLKSIKNCYNFPITPGSDFYIYKQKLEKALDLTIKFKPKIIAVSLGFDTYKADPLADLNLDLKNYFEIGKMLASLNLPMFFVLEGGYSNKIGEGAKNFFKGFLDIA; encoded by the coding sequence ATGAAAATCGTTTACTCTAAAAAATTTACAGAGCTTTCCGACCCAGATCGTCCAGAGTCTGCTGAAAGAATTCTGGTTATTTATCAAGCACTAAAAAACCTGCCAAAAATCAAGTTCATTGAACCAAAACCAGCTTCTGAAAAAGATTTATTAATTGCTCACACAAAAGCCCAGATTCAAACAGTTAAAAATAACCGATTTTTTGACCCAGACACGCCAAATCTTGAAAATATTTATCCCTATGCTGTCTTATCAGCAGGAAGCGCAATTACAGCTTCAGAAATTGCCCTGAGGGGCGAACCAGCTTTTTCCTTAGCCCGGCCGCCCGGCCATCATGCAGGCAAAAACTCAATAGCTGGATTTTGTTATTTTAACAACCTGGCAATTGCCTCATTAAAATTAGCCCAAAAGAGGAATAAAGCCAGTATTCTTGATTTAGATGCTCATCATGGCAACGGCACTCAAGAAATTGTCCTAGATCAACCTAATATTTTATTTTGTTCAATTCATCAATCACCGCTTTATCCTGGCACTGGCTTAAAATCAATAAAAAACTGTTATAACTTTCCAATAACTCCCGGCTCGGACTTTTACATCTATAAACAAAAATTAGAAAAGGCGCTTGATTTAACCATAAAATTCAAACCAAAGATTATTGCCGTTTCTCTTGGTTTTGATACTTACAAAGCAGACCCCCTGGCTGACCTAAATCTTGATTTAAAAAACTATTTTGAAATCGGAAAGATGTTAGCTAGTTTAAACCTGCCAATGTTTTTTGTTTTAGAAGGCGGTTATTCAAACAAAATCGGAGAAGGCGCGAAAAATTTTTTCAAAGGATTTTTAGATATTGCTTAA
- a CDS encoding peptidoglycan recognition family protein → MKLPRENVKYLIVHQSATPKAETSFEKIKKFHLKQGMGNIAYHYFIEANGKLRKGRNESTAGTHTKASQMNLKSLGVCLAGDFNYEDPNSEQLEALAKILDFLASKYQIPKNNILGHNEVIGSVTECPGISLNEWIVKYRDSKA, encoded by the coding sequence ATGAAACTGCCAAGAGAAAATGTTAAATACCTGATTGTCCACCAGAGCGCTACGCCCAAAGCTGAAACCAGTTTTGAAAAAATAAAAAAATTCCATTTAAAACAGGGCATGGGCAATATTGCTTATCATTATTTTATTGAAGCTAATGGCAAACTGCGCAAGGGCAGGAATGAGTCCACTGCCGGCACTCATACTAAAGCCAGCCAGATGAATCTAAAAAGCTTGGGCGTCTGCTTGGCCGGGGATTTTAATTATGAAGACCCGAATTCAGAACAATTAGAAGCCTTAGCTAAAATCTTGGATTTTTTAGCTTCAAAATACCAGATTCCTAAAAACAATATTCTTGGCCATAATGAAGTAATTGGTTCAGTGACTGAATGCCCGGGTATAAGTTTAAATGAATGGATAGTTAAATACAGAGATTCTAAAGCATAA
- a CDS encoding class I SAM-dependent methyltransferase produces MSFYDKIAKKFGDYHSDARYVSDYPNKDPEKVFKEKLLELSNKNAVALDLGCADGRFTLSVAPYFQKIVAIDLSRGMLKAAKKFQNQKK; encoded by the coding sequence ATGAGTTTTTACGATAAAATTGCTAAAAAGTTTGGCGACTACCATTCTGATGCCAGGTATGTTTCAGATTATCCGAACAAAGATCCGGAAAAAGTTTTTAAAGAAAAGTTGTTAGAGTTAAGCAATAAAAATGCGGTTGCCCTAGATCTGGGCTGCGCTGATGGGCGTTTTACCCTTTCAGTTGCGCCTTATTTTCAGAAGATTGTTGCCATAGATTTATCTCGGGGTATGTTAAAGGCAGCAAAAAAATTCCAAAATCAAAAAAAATAA
- the rny gene encoding ribonuclease Y has product MSINFFIAGVFGLALGGTAGFFLRKYLVQKKLANLEKVVRERISKAEEQAKQILLEAKNKAISLMAETEEEIKNEKKQLRKTQERLLSKEAFLDERTKKLDAKEEKLLSQVEKVKSLKQDLEAHQEKQIKELEQIAGLSKEQAKQNLIEQVERAYQADLFNTIKKLEQERSEELEKKANELVNTVVQRYSRSHIGEVSTSIVSLPNEDVKGKIIGKEGRNIRHFEKLTGVELVIDDTPDSIMLSCFDPVRREIAKIALEDLIQDGRIQPARIEEKIESAKKKVNQKIKEAGEQAVYELGIIDFPPEIVHLLGRLHFRTSYGQNALVHSIEVAHLCQMLAEELGLNSEIAKKAGLLHDIGKAVDHEIEGNHLELGIKILRKYKLDEQIILAMRSHHEDYPVAIPEAYVVNTGDAISAARPGARKESLESYVKRLADLEKIALEFKGVEKAYAIQAGRELRVFVSPEEINDYDAAKLAREVAEKIEKELRYPGEIKVAVFRETRAIEYAR; this is encoded by the coding sequence ATGTCGATTAATTTTTTTATTGCCGGCGTTTTCGGTTTAGCTTTAGGCGGAACCGCCGGCTTTTTTTTGAGAAAATATTTAGTCCAGAAAAAATTAGCTAATCTGGAAAAAGTTGTCCGGGAGAGAATTTCTAAAGCCGAGGAGCAAGCCAAACAGATCTTGCTAGAGGCAAAGAACAAAGCTATCAGTTTGATGGCCGAGACCGAGGAGGAGATAAAAAACGAGAAAAAGCAATTAAGAAAAACCCAGGAACGTTTGCTTTCAAAAGAGGCTTTTTTAGATGAGCGGACAAAAAAATTAGACGCCAAAGAAGAAAAGCTTTTGTCCCAGGTTGAGAAGGTGAAGTCTTTAAAACAAGATTTAGAAGCCCATCAAGAAAAGCAAATTAAAGAATTGGAACAGATTGCCGGCTTGAGCAAAGAGCAAGCCAAGCAGAACTTAATTGAACAGGTTGAGCGGGCTTATCAAGCCGATCTTTTCAACACGATAAAAAAACTCGAACAAGAGCGGTCTGAAGAACTGGAGAAAAAAGCTAATGAATTAGTTAACACTGTTGTCCAACGTTATTCCCGATCCCATATTGGCGAGGTTTCCACTTCAATAGTTTCTTTACCCAATGAAGACGTTAAAGGAAAAATTATTGGCAAGGAGGGTCGGAATATTCGCCATTTTGAAAAATTAACCGGGGTTGAGTTGGTAATTGATGATACGCCGGACTCAATTATGCTTTCTTGTTTTGATCCGGTCAGGCGCGAGATTGCCAAGATTGCTTTGGAAGATTTAATTCAGGACGGCCGGATTCAGCCAGCCAGAATTGAAGAAAAGATTGAATCAGCCAAGAAAAAAGTCAACCAGAAAATCAAAGAAGCGGGCGAGCAAGCAGTTTATGAGCTGGGAATTATTGATTTCCCTCCGGAGATTGTCCATCTTTTGGGCCGGCTTCATTTCCGAACCAGTTATGGTCAAAATGCTTTGGTTCATTCGATTGAGGTGGCTCATCTCTGCCAGATGTTAGCTGAAGAACTTGGGCTTAATTCTGAAATAGCCAAAAAAGCCGGGCTTTTGCATGATATTGGTAAAGCAGTTGACCATGAAATTGAGGGCAATCATTTGGAGCTGGGGATTAAGATTTTGCGGAAATATAAACTTGACGAGCAGATAATTTTAGCGATGCGATCTCACCATGAAGATTATCCAGTAGCGATTCCTGAGGCCTATGTGGTTAACACTGGAGATGCCATCTCTGCGGCCCGACCTGGCGCCAGAAAAGAGTCTTTAGAGAGCTATGTCAAGCGCTTGGCTGATCTGGAGAAAATCGCTTTGGAATTTAAAGGTGTAGAAAAAGCTTATGCGATTCAGGCTGGTCGGGAATTAAGGGTTTTTGTTTCTCCGGAGGAAATTAATGATTATGACGCGGCTAAATTAGCCAGAGAAGTGGCAGAGAAAATTGAAAAAGAGTTGAGATATCCCGGAGAG